One Desulfuromonas acetexigens genomic window carries:
- a CDS encoding NuoI/complex I 23 kDa subunit family protein: MFKALIQGLIITAKHLAPSKLTTVQYPTVRLKVSDRFRGLHRLVPTQDREKCVACYLCPTVCPAKCITVEAAENEKGEKYPKVYQIDLLRCIFCGYCVEACPVEAIEMTGAYELADYKREDFAFTKERLLK, from the coding sequence ATGTTTAAAGCATTAATTCAAGGTCTGATCATCACTGCCAAGCATCTGGCGCCAAGCAAGCTTACAACGGTGCAATATCCGACGGTCAGGCTGAAGGTATCCGATCGTTTCCGTGGCCTTCATCGGCTGGTACCTACTCAGGATCGGGAGAAGTGTGTCGCCTGTTATCTTTGCCCGACGGTCTGCCCCGCGAAATGCATTACAGTCGAGGCGGCAGAGAATGAGAAAGGCGAGAAGTATCCCAAGGTGTACCAGATCGATCTGCTTCGGTGTATCTTTTGCGGCTACTGTGTTGAGGCTTGTCCGGTAGAAGCAATCGAGATGACCGGTGCATACGAACTGGCTGATTATAAGCGTGAAGACTTTGCCTTCACCAAAGAGAGACTTCTCAAGTAA
- the nuoH gene encoding NADH-quinone oxidoreductase subunit NuoH codes for MTPELLSLSNNWPLFLGSMIVKILAVFVVVILMVAYATWLERKLIGHMQTRLGPMRTGWHGLLQPIADGLKLFFKEDIIPSQASKVPFILAPMMICIPAFITMAVVPFGPDLVINNFIIPQQITDLNVGILYVLAMAGLGIYGIVLAGWASNNKFSLLGGIRSAAQMISYELAAALSIISVFMLSETLSLRKIVELQMEPLWGVISFLPNWYVFSQPLAFVLFTVTSLAEINRTPFDLPECESELVSGFCTEYSSMKYALFFMAEYANMIVISALIATLFLGGWSGPFPGFINILIKIVGFVMFFMWIRATYPRVRYDQLMFMGWKVFLPLALANIVVTGLVVVLLQ; via the coding sequence ATGACGCCTGAACTGTTGAGCCTCTCGAACAACTGGCCCCTTTTTCTCGGATCGATGATTGTAAAGATTCTTGCTGTCTTTGTAGTCGTCATTCTCATGGTCGCCTATGCGACATGGTTGGAGCGGAAACTGATTGGCCACATGCAGACCCGACTGGGTCCCATGCGGACCGGTTGGCATGGCTTGCTGCAACCCATTGCCGACGGCTTGAAGCTTTTCTTCAAGGAAGACATTATTCCGTCGCAGGCCAGTAAGGTTCCGTTCATCCTGGCGCCCATGATGATCTGTATCCCGGCCTTTATCACCATGGCGGTCGTGCCTTTCGGACCTGATCTGGTGATCAACAACTTTATCATCCCCCAGCAGATCACCGATCTGAACGTCGGTATCCTCTATGTTCTGGCTATGGCCGGCTTGGGTATCTACGGGATCGTTTTGGCGGGTTGGGCTTCTAACAACAAATTTTCCTTGCTGGGTGGCATTCGTTCCGCAGCCCAGATGATCTCTTATGAGTTGGCGGCCGCCCTCTCCATCATCTCAGTTTTCATGCTTTCCGAGACTCTGAGTCTGCGGAAGATTGTTGAACTGCAGATGGAGCCTCTCTGGGGTGTGATCAGCTTCCTGCCTAACTGGTATGTGTTTAGTCAACCCTTGGCTTTTGTCCTCTTTACGGTGACCAGCCTGGCTGAAATCAACCGTACTCCCTTCGACTTGCCTGAATGTGAAAGCGAGTTGGTTTCCGGTTTCTGTACGGAATATTCCTCTATGAAGTATGCTCTCTTCTTCATGGCTGAATATGCCAACATGATCGTGATTTCGGCCCTTATCGCCACTCTGTTCCTCGGTGGTTGGTCCGGCCCCTTCCCCGGGTTTATTAACATCCTGATCAAGATTGTAGGTTTTGTGATGTTTTTCATGTGGATTCGCGCCACCTACCCTCGTGTAAGATACGATCAATTGATGTTTATGGGATGGAAAGTGTTCCTGCCTTTGGCGTTGGCCAATATCGTGGTGACCGGCCTGGTCGTTGTTCTGTTACAGTAA
- a CDS encoding tetratricopeptide repeat protein, which translates to MECPKCQTLVSERARFCDQCGVSLIKDVGFLHQRALEHYHRGMLDQALLLWDDVIKEDPEFARAHYYKGMAHYDRGELDKAVDSFKRALKNDKEPFRVYFKLGMALYGLGNLAASIDSYKRALEINPKSAETHYRLGLSYLRVSDLEKAQEALEASIKINPVYTRALYILGMVLSQRGDNPGAIKRFKKVLEISPSYTAASFELGMALFKEGKIEEAISEFESSVASKEKFSPGYFMLGEAFRKIGDFSAATVAYSEVLKLNPKDADTYVRLAECYMQMDLLDAAGKELESALRINPQNRDAQYLKSHLREMTTPHKPGF; encoded by the coding sequence ATGGAATGCCCCAAGTGCCAAACACTGGTTTCTGAAAGAGCACGTTTCTGTGACCAGTGTGGTGTCAGCTTGATCAAGGATGTTGGGTTCCTTCACCAGCGGGCGTTGGAACACTATCATCGGGGAATGTTGGATCAGGCTCTGCTCCTCTGGGACGATGTTATAAAAGAAGATCCTGAATTCGCCAGAGCTCACTACTATAAAGGTATGGCTCATTATGATCGAGGCGAACTGGACAAGGCGGTAGATTCATTCAAGCGAGCTCTAAAAAATGATAAAGAGCCATTCCGTGTATATTTCAAATTAGGAATGGCCCTTTATGGGCTGGGAAATCTCGCCGCCAGCATCGATAGTTATAAGCGGGCGCTTGAGATTAATCCCAAAAGCGCTGAAACACATTACCGTCTGGGTCTATCGTATTTGCGCGTGTCAGATCTCGAAAAAGCCCAGGAAGCGTTGGAAGCTTCAATTAAGATTAACCCCGTATATACCCGCGCACTTTATATCTTGGGTATGGTCCTTTCCCAGCGCGGAGATAACCCTGGGGCGATAAAAAGATTCAAGAAAGTCCTAGAGATCAGTCCTTCTTACACAGCAGCAAGCTTCGAACTGGGAATGGCTCTGTTCAAGGAAGGAAAAATCGAAGAAGCGATCTCTGAATTCGAAAGTTCTGTTGCCTCGAAAGAAAAATTCTCACCAGGCTATTTCATGCTCGGTGAGGCTTTTAGGAAAATAGGGGATTTCTCGGCAGCTACGGTTGCCTACAGTGAAGTTCTCAAGCTGAACCCGAAGGACGCCGATACCTACGTCAGGTTGGCTGAATGTTATATGCAGATGGATCTGCTGGATGCCGCCGGTAAGGAATTAGAAAGCGCACTTCGCATTAATCCGCAAAATCGAGATGCTCAGTATCTGAAATCTCACCTGCGGGAAATGACCACCCCTCATAAGCCCGGTTTCTAG
- the nuoG gene encoding NADH-quinone oxidoreductase subunit NuoG produces MVNLTIDGKQITVSKKATIYQAAEQAGIKIPVLCYAKKLFPYGACRICLVEVEQMKGRLIPSCTTPVTEGMVVTTMSDEIRKVRRTVLEFLLVNHVLDCPVCDKGGECDLQDLAYEYEVNANRFEGEKFDLPKDEVNPLIERNMNRCVLCGKCVRVCDEVVGYGSYTFINRGFETKIATAYDRGLNCEFCGQCVSMCPVGAILPRPFKFKARPWQLKEVDTVCGYCGNGCTVTLGVLKNKVETIRFNDKTGVNDGNLCIRGRFGYSYVNSEDRLKKPLVRKNGELVEVEWDEALAVAAEGLKKAQQEKGVGILTGGRLTNEELFLLKNLAKTLGTGNLDHSGGECYKGLTEGLVETLGVSASTGTFPQIEECEAILAIRNDFYETHPVVGMVVNQAIRANHAKLFVVADKTGKLSKLPESKTLLAEPGMEVNVLNAIASVLIEEKLAVTDGVSGLDELKKALSKYAPDKVASETGASADAIREAARALASAKKSAILLAYGLPYTAQSKELAVAAANLAILIGNAGREGSGLFLCGEKANSQGAIDLGILPAKGAMGAQAMLEAAADDKLSALYILGEDPISSYPDRTKIESALDKASFVVVQDLFLSPTAAKADVVFPAVSFAEKEGTFTNAERRIQRLHPGIASPGEAKSDLVILEKLLAKLGAQVSYTGPAAIFAAVTASVPGYQGIDFNAIGPQGAVWGGENLAITKKNVVAVEGAKVVKGKYRMVTGSALYHSGTLSTHASGPLAVVPEPYVELGREDAKALKVVEGDMVVVKAANGEMKLKAKVANRLPKGLVFVPYHFVGAGLNRIYRGESVIPVELSK; encoded by the coding sequence ATGGTAAATCTTACGATTGACGGCAAACAGATTACGGTTAGCAAGAAGGCTACGATTTATCAGGCCGCTGAACAGGCCGGCATCAAGATTCCGGTACTTTGCTACGCCAAAAAACTCTTTCCTTATGGCGCCTGCCGCATTTGCCTAGTTGAAGTTGAGCAGATGAAGGGTCGCCTCATTCCCTCCTGCACCACGCCGGTTACCGAAGGCATGGTCGTTACCACCATGTCCGACGAAATCCGCAAGGTGCGTCGAACGGTCCTTGAATTTCTGCTGGTCAATCATGTCCTTGATTGCCCGGTATGCGATAAGGGTGGTGAGTGCGATCTGCAGGATCTGGCATACGAGTACGAAGTCAACGCCAATCGCTTCGAGGGTGAGAAGTTCGATCTGCCCAAGGACGAAGTCAATCCCCTGATTGAGCGCAACATGAACCGCTGCGTTCTGTGCGGCAAATGCGTGCGGGTGTGCGACGAGGTTGTTGGGTATGGTTCGTATACCTTTATCAACCGCGGCTTTGAAACCAAGATCGCCACGGCCTACGACCGGGGTCTGAACTGCGAATTCTGTGGACAGTGCGTTTCCATGTGTCCGGTCGGTGCCATCTTGCCCCGTCCCTTCAAATTCAAGGCCCGCCCTTGGCAGCTCAAGGAAGTTGACACGGTTTGTGGCTACTGCGGGAATGGATGCACGGTTACCCTCGGGGTATTGAAAAATAAGGTCGAGACGATCCGCTTCAATGATAAAACCGGCGTCAATGATGGCAACCTCTGCATCCGTGGTCGTTTTGGCTACTCCTATGTCAACAGTGAAGACCGCCTCAAAAAGCCTTTGGTCCGCAAAAATGGCGAACTGGTTGAGGTTGAATGGGATGAAGCTTTGGCCGTCGCCGCCGAGGGACTGAAAAAAGCCCAGCAGGAAAAAGGTGTCGGCATCCTGACCGGTGGCCGTCTTACCAACGAAGAGCTTTTCTTGCTGAAAAACCTGGCCAAGACCCTGGGCACAGGCAATCTGGATCATTCCGGTGGGGAATGCTACAAAGGTCTTACTGAAGGATTGGTCGAAACCCTCGGTGTTTCCGCTTCGACCGGGACCTTCCCGCAGATCGAAGAATGTGAAGCGATCCTGGCCATTCGTAACGATTTTTATGAAACCCATCCGGTCGTTGGGATGGTCGTCAATCAGGCCATTCGCGCCAACCATGCCAAGCTTTTCGTGGTTGCCGATAAAACCGGCAAGCTTTCCAAACTTCCCGAATCCAAGACCCTGCTGGCCGAACCCGGAATGGAAGTTAATGTGCTGAACGCCATCGCTTCCGTCCTTATCGAAGAGAAACTGGCGGTAACCGACGGTGTTTCCGGGCTGGATGAGTTGAAGAAAGCCCTGAGCAAGTACGCCCCGGACAAGGTGGCCAGCGAGACAGGTGCCTCCGCCGACGCTATCCGTGAGGCAGCTCGTGCCTTGGCTTCTGCTAAAAAGTCCGCAATTCTGCTCGCCTATGGCCTGCCCTACACGGCCCAAAGCAAAGAACTTGCAGTGGCGGCGGCCAACCTGGCGATTCTTATCGGCAATGCCGGGCGCGAAGGCTCGGGCTTGTTCCTTTGTGGCGAAAAAGCCAACAGTCAAGGTGCCATCGATCTCGGTATTTTGCCTGCCAAGGGGGCGATGGGCGCTCAGGCGATGCTTGAGGCCGCCGCGGACGATAAACTTTCCGCCCTCTATATTCTCGGTGAAGATCCGATTTCGTCCTATCCCGATCGGACTAAGATCGAGTCGGCTCTTGATAAAGCCTCGTTTGTTGTGGTCCAGGATCTCTTTCTTTCGCCGACGGCAGCCAAGGCTGATGTTGTCTTTCCGGCGGTCAGCTTTGCGGAAAAAGAAGGAACGTTCACTAACGCCGAACGCCGCATCCAACGACTGCACCCCGGAATCGCAAGCCCCGGCGAGGCCAAGTCCGACCTCGTTATTCTTGAAAAACTGCTGGCCAAACTCGGGGCACAAGTCTCCTATACGGGACCGGCTGCCATCTTTGCCGCAGTAACTGCGAGCGTCCCGGGCTACCAGGGCATTGACTTCAATGCCATCGGTCCCCAGGGTGCGGTATGGGGTGGAGAAAATCTGGCGATTACCAAGAAGAATGTGGTCGCGGTCGAAGGAGCCAAGGTTGTCAAGGGCAAATACCGCATGGTAACGGGCAGTGCTTTGTATCACAGCGGCACCCTGTCGACCCATGCTTCCGGCCCCCTAGCCGTCGTTCCCGAGCCTTATGTTGAACTCGGTCGCGAAGATGCTAAAGCGCTCAAGGTTGTCGAGGGCGACATGGTTGTGGTGAAGGCGGCTAACGGCGAGATGAAACTGAAAGCCAAGGTAGCGAACCGCCTGCCCAAGGGTTTGGTTTTCGTCCCTTACCACTTCGTCGGTGCCGGACTCAACCGCATCTATCGCGGTGAGTCGGTTATCCCCGTGGAGCTAAGCAAGTAG